DNA from Sphingomonas sp. SUN039:
GATCACGAACCATTCGACCCCGAGATAATAGATCGCCTGCCCGCCCGCCGTGATCAGGCCGCCGACGATGCCATAGCGCACGAGCTGCCAGAAGGCGGCGCGGGCAGCGGGGTCGGTGGGGAGGGTGAGGTTCATGGACAACTCTAAGTTTCTTTCCCGAGCGAAGACGAGGGACTTTGCCGAGCGAAGCCGAGGCATCTTTCCACGCGGTTAGGCTTCTCGACTGCGCTCGAAGGTGCCCCCCGTCTTCGCTCGGGGAAGAGAAGAGAAAGCTACCCCGCCCGCCCGCGCACGCGTGCCTCGACGCTCGCCTTTACCATGGCGACCGGCTTGACCAGCCCCGCCGGGATCAGACGGACCATGGCGCGGCGCGCGTTCCAGACGAAATCGCCGCCGATCTCGAGCGCGCGCCCGTCCTCGACTCGGCTAGCCAGCACGATGTCCGACAGCCGCTTCTGCCCCGCCTCGTTGGCGTAGAGGTATGAGTTGAACTTGTACCAGCCCTTGACCTGTTTCTGGTCGGCAAGGCGCGGGCGCAGGAAGTCGAACGCCGCAAACCCGCGCGCCTTGAATAGTTGCCGCCAATATTCGGGCGGTTGTTCGTTGACATGATGCTCGCCGCCCTGATGCGGGACGGCGGCGGAAAACAGCACGACATCGCCGTGGCGGGTCAGCGTTTCGACAAAAGTCGCCGCCTTGGCATGCGGCAGATGCTCGGCGACTTCGAGGCTTTGCACGAGGTCGAACTTGCGCCCGAGATCGAGCGGCAGCATCAGGTCGTGCGCCAGGAAATTCCCCGCCGGGATGACCAGCTGGTCCACCTTCACATAGTCGCCGTCGACCGCGAGCACATCGGCCACGCCCGCCGCCATCCATTCGGACGCCCAGGCCCCGTGCCCCGCGCCGACATCGAGCAGGCTGTCGATCTTCATTTCGGCGAGCAGCAAGGGCGCGACCGTACGTGCCGAGGCGCGGCTGCCGTCGTCGATATAGTCGTAGAAATCGGTGTTGTAGACGTGGTCGCTCATCGTTCCGGTCCGCAAGTGATGGGGCGTGTTCCCCGCGCTATGCAGCGGCACCGGTAAAGATTATGCGCGGCCACGTCGAGGATTTAGGGTCGCACAGGCAAATGGACGAAATCGAAGCAGGACCGGCGACCGCCGAGGCGCGGATCGCGGCATGGCTCGACCGCCACTGGCGTGCACTGGTCGCCGCGATCTGGGTCGCGACCATGGTATGGCTGGTCCAGTTCCGCTGGGGCATGATCAAGTGGTTCTCGCTGCCCGACACCGATGACAATATGCGGATGTCGCAGGTCCGCGCACTGTTGAACGGACAGGGCTGGTACGATCTGCGCCAGTATAAATTGAACCCGCCCGAGGGGTTCAACATGCACTGGAGCCGCCTCGTCGATCTGCCGATCGCGCTGCTCGACTGGGGCGCGCGGTTCTTCGTCGACGGGGCGACGGCGGAACGCTTTGCGGCGGCGGTCGCGCCGATGCTGCCGCTGGGGCTGACCCTGTTCGCGCTGGCGCTCGCGGCACGGCGGCTGGTCGCGCCCAATGCGGGGCTGCTCGCAGCGGGATTGGCGGCAACCGGCTGCTGGGCGGCGTTGTCGATGTTCATGCCGATGCGGATCGACCACCATAATTGGCAGCTGACGTTCCTCATGCTCAGCATCGCGGGCATCGCCGACCCGCAGGCGCGGCGCGGCGGCATCGTCACCGGCATTGCAAGCGCCGCATCGCTGGTCATCGGCCTCGAGCTGCTGCCGTTCCTCGTCATCGTCGGCGCGGCGACCGTGCTGCGCTGGGTGTGGCAGCCGGAGGATCGCGAACGGCTGTCGGCCTACGGCCTGTCGCTCGCCGTGGGCTGTGCGGTCGGTTATCTCGGCTTTGCCAGCTACGACAATGCCGTGCCGCGCTGCGACGTGCTGTCGCCGGTGTGGCTGGGAACGATGGTTGCGGCGGGATGGCTGGCGTGGCTGTTGCCGCAGTTGAAGCGCGACGATTGGCGCTGGCGGCTGGGTGCGGCGGCGCTGGGCGGCGTGGTGCTGGCGGCGGGGTTCGCGCTGCTCGCGCCGCAGTGCCTGGGGCGGCCCGAACAGGTGTCGCCCGAACTCTACGAGAGCTGGCTCAAGAACATCAACGAATTCAAGCCGCTCTACACCAAGGACTGGCAGGTCATGGTCGGCACGCTTGCCTTGCCACTGGCAGGCGTCATCGGCGCGATCATTGCCACTTTGCGCGCGCGCGGCACGCCGCAGTTCGCGGTCTGGGCACCGATTGCGCTGATCAGCCTGACCTCGATGCTGTTGCTGCTGTGGCAGACGCGGATGGGCGCGGCGGCGCAACTGACGGCAGTCCCCGGCGCGACCGCGCTGATCTGGCTGGCCGTGCCTGCACTCCGCCGCAGCCCATCGATGCTCGCGCGCACCATCGGGGTTGCGGCCGTGGTGCTGCTGGTTTCGGGGCTGGGCGTCCAATATGTCATCGGTCAGGTCCCCGGCAAAAAGGCCACGGTGCGCAGCAAGGCCATCGAGAAGGCGAACGGGCGCTGTCCGACGCTCCCCGCGCTGAACCCCATTGCCAAATTGCCCGCGACGACGATCTTCACCTTCGTCGATTTGGGGCCGCGCCTGATTACCGTCACCCATCACAAGGCGATTGCCGGGCCGTACCACCGCAACGGCGGCGCGATCCTCGATGTGCATCACGCCTTCGACGGGACGCCCGAGAACGCCCGCGCAACGATCAAACGCCACGGCGCGACATTGCTGATGACCTGCCCGAACATGAGCGAATCGACCGTGTACCGTGCGCGGTCGCCGAAGGGATTTTATTCGCAGCTGGCGACGGGCACGAAGTTCGACTGGCTCGAACCAGTGCCCCTGCCCAAAGAGTCGCCGCTGCTGCTGTGGCGGGTGAAGTAGCGCCTAGGCGAAACTCGCCTTCACGCCGTCGATCACGAACTGCGCGGCGAGCGCGGCGAGGATGACGCCCAACACCCGCGTGATCATCGCCTCTACGCGGTTGCCGAGGATTTTCATGAGCGGCCCCGCCAGTAGCAGCGAAATCATCGTCACCAGCAAAGTTGTCGCCAGTGCGGCGAGCACCACACCGCGTTCGCCCCACCCGTCGGCACGGCTGGTCAGCAGCATTGCCGACGCAATCGACCCCGGCCCCGCAATCATCGGGATGCCCATCGGGAAGATCGAGATGTCGTCATGCTCGGTCGCCATCACTTCCTGCGCGCGGTTTTCGCGGCGCTCGGTGCGCTTTTCAAAGACCATGTCGAGCGCGATCATGAACAGCATGATACCGCCCGCAATCCGGAAGGCGTCGAGGCTGACGTGAAGCGCGCCGAGGAACGCTTTTCCGACGAGCGCAAAGGCGAACAGGATTCCTGCCGCGACCAAAGTCGACCGGATTGCCATCGCGCGGCGGTGCGCGAGGGGCGTCCCGTTCGTCAGGCTGGCGAATATCGGCGCGCAC
Protein-coding regions in this window:
- a CDS encoding methyltransferase domain-containing protein; translation: MSDHVYNTDFYDYIDDGSRASARTVAPLLLAEMKIDSLLDVGAGHGAWASEWMAAGVADVLAVDGDYVKVDQLVIPAGNFLAHDLMLPLDLGRKFDLVQSLEVAEHLPHAKAATFVETLTRHGDVVLFSAAVPHQGGEHHVNEQPPEYWRQLFKARGFAAFDFLRPRLADQKQVKGWYKFNSYLYANEAGQKRLSDIVLASRVEDGRALEIGGDFVWNARRAMVRLIPAGLVKPVAMVKASVEARVRGRAG
- a CDS encoding AcrB/AcrD/AcrF family protein, which translates into the protein MDEIEAGPATAEARIAAWLDRHWRALVAAIWVATMVWLVQFRWGMIKWFSLPDTDDNMRMSQVRALLNGQGWYDLRQYKLNPPEGFNMHWSRLVDLPIALLDWGARFFVDGATAERFAAAVAPMLPLGLTLFALALAARRLVAPNAGLLAAGLAATGCWAALSMFMPMRIDHHNWQLTFLMLSIAGIADPQARRGGIVTGIASAASLVIGLELLPFLVIVGAATVLRWVWQPEDRERLSAYGLSLAVGCAVGYLGFASYDNAVPRCDVLSPVWLGTMVAAGWLAWLLPQLKRDDWRWRLGAAALGGVVLAAGFALLAPQCLGRPEQVSPELYESWLKNINEFKPLYTKDWQVMVGTLALPLAGVIGAIIATLRARGTPQFAVWAPIALISLTSMLLLLWQTRMGAAAQLTAVPGATALIWLAVPALRRSPSMLARTIGVAAVVLLVSGLGVQYVIGQVPGKKATVRSKAIEKANGRCPTLPALNPIAKLPATTIFTFVDLGPRLITVTHHKAIAGPYHRNGGAILDVHHAFDGTPENARATIKRHGATLLMTCPNMSESTVYRARSPKGFYSQLATGTKFDWLEPVPLPKESPLLLWRVK
- a CDS encoding MarC family protein; its protein translation is MIELFISALVTFFVIIDPPGCAPIFASLTNGTPLAHRRAMAIRSTLVAAGILFAFALVGKAFLGALHVSLDAFRIAGGIMLFMIALDMVFEKRTERRENRAQEVMATEHDDISIFPMGIPMIAGPGSIASAMLLTSRADGWGERGVVLAALATTLLVTMISLLLAGPLMKILGNRVEAMITRVLGVILAALAAQFVIDGVKASFA